The Novipirellula aureliae genomic interval CGGAACCAGCTCCAAATCCGGACGTTTTTTGCCCATGTAGTATAACCCGCTTTTGAACGTTCCCATTTCATTGTCGCTCGACGATCGACCTCCTTCGGGAAACACAATGAGCGAATAGACATCTCCCATCTGCTGCAACATCGAATCGATCGGGCTGCGGTGAACTTTGATCTCCTTGCGGTCGATCAATAGAGCATTGAAGCTACGAGCCATATGCGGTTTGACCCAGCCCGACGACCAATAATCTTTTGCGGCGACCGGTCGCGTTACTGCGCGAACTTCGCGCGGCAAGGCCGACCATAACACGACCGCGTCGAGATGGCTGGTGTGATTGGCAAAATAAATCCGCTGGCAAGTATCGGGTTGGCAATCGACCCAACGCACCGTAAACCCGCTAAACAGTTTCGCCAATAGAACGATAAAGTGACTCGTGATTGTCATAAACGGCAGTTTACTTGCCGAGCGGTTCTTTGCGAAGCGGCGTCATCCCTGTTCTTTCGCCAAAGATTGCCGGCTCCCT includes:
- a CDS encoding lysophospholipid acyltransferase family protein — protein: MTITSHFIVLLAKLFSGFTVRWVDCQPDTCQRIYFANHTSHLDAVVLWSALPREVRAVTRPVAAKDYWSSGWVKPHMARSFNALLIDRKEIKVHRSPIDSMLQQMGDVYSLIVFPEGGRSSSDNEMGTFKSGLYYMGKKRPDLELVPVFIDNVNRILPRGEVLPVPLLSCITIGPPIFLEAGEPKVAFLKRAREAVQRLKDI